The following proteins come from a genomic window of Sorghum bicolor cultivar BTx623 chromosome 3, Sorghum_bicolor_NCBIv3, whole genome shotgun sequence:
- the LOC8061852 gene encoding NAC domain-containing protein 71: MMLRSPSAAFQSHPSDLELVDSYLRTWVETGAKTGAFIHDADVYAADPADLTRQFPPAVACDGERAWYFYTPLRHKSLHGKRKTRTVATGSGCWHNEAKSKPVYMVTNGNQHQIGHRQSFSFVKKDTGVRVRTGWLMIELRLLKDGEKPEAEDSALGNRVLCKVYRSPRNPEPSGSGATASASAAAAAAPGHKAEADDDDDESSDATLDDNDYYYDDDSSNASLDAASGPKKRRADDVESSEGTVAAPSRHSKANDEISGGAAAAPGRKEKEEINEDSVETSAAAPPRKRKALDDESSDAARARKKKADGSSSPGAAPVSATEMQCPQCGTHLVVTLKKAESKSETAIAKDESASGTPPRGQTRGSSQKNVRFLQFL, encoded by the coding sequence ATGATGCTACGCTCTCCGTCGGCGGCGTTCCAGTCCCACCCCAGCGATCTGGAGCTCGTCGACTCCTACCTCCGCACCTGGGTCGAGACGGGCGCCAAGACCGGCGCGTTCATCCACGACGCCGACGTGTACGCCGCCGACCCCGCCGACCTCACACGGCAGTTTCCGCCGGCGGTGGCCTGCGACGGTGAGCGGGCGTGGTACTTCTACACGCCGCTGCGCCACAAGAGCCTCCACGGGAAGCGGAAGACGCGCACCGTGGCCACCGGCAGCGGGTGCTGGCACAACGAGGCGAAATCGAAGCCCGTGTACATGGTCACCAACGGCAACCAGCACCAGATTGGGCACCGCCAGAGCTTCTCCTTCGTCAAGAAGGACACCGGCGTGCGGGTCCGCACGGGGTGGCTCATGATAGAGCTCCGCCTCCTCAAAGACGGCGAGAAACCGGAGGCGGAGGATAGCGCCCTCGGAAATCGCGTCCTGTGCAAGGTGTACCGCAGCCCGCGCAACCCAGAGCCAAGCGGCAGCGGGGCCACGGCTTCggcttcggcggcggcggcggcggcgcccgggCACAAGGCGgaggccgacgacgacgacgacgaatcTAGCGACGCCACGTTGGATGACAACGACTACTACTACGACGACGACAGCTCCAACGCGTCGCTAGACGCGGCGTCTGGACCCAAGAAGAGGAGAGCCGACGACGTGGAATCCAGCGAAGGGACGGTGGCGGCGCCGAGTCGCCATAGCAAAGCGAacgacgagatctccggcggggccgcggcggcgcccggACGCAAGGAGAAGGAGGAGATCAACGAGGACTCCGTCGAGACGTCCGCGGCGGCGCCTCCACGCAAGAGGAAGGCCTTGGACGACGAGAGCTCCGACGCGGCGCGGGCGCGCAAGAAAAAGGCCGACGGCAGCAGCTCCCCTGGCGCTGCTCCAGTTTCTGCGACGGAAATGCAGTGCCCTCAGTGCGGCACCCATCTGGTGGTCACTCTGAAAAAGGCCGAGTCCAAATCGGAGACCGCGATCGCCAAGGACGAGTCGGCGTCCGGTACTCCGCCGCGAGGCCAGACGCGTGGTTCTTCACAGAAGAATGTTCGGTTCCTTCAGTTCCTGTGA